A window of Bacilli bacterium PM5-9 genomic DNA:
ATTATACAATAATTCAATCGGATGGAATTGAGTGTGATGCAAAATTTGATTTAATCACTTTAAATCCGCCAATTCATGCTGGAAAAGAAAAAGTTTATCAAATGTATCAGCAAGCACTTGAACATTTAACTGATAATGGAAGTTTTTACATTGTTATTCATAAAAAACACGGAGCAAAATCAACTATTGATTATTTGAAAACATTATCAAATAATGTTGAAGTTGTATCAAAAAAGAAATCGTTATATATTATCAAAATAAAAAAGAATATTTACTTATAAAGCTTTTTAAGCTTTTTTTAATTTTATGTGTATTTTATTGTGTATATTAAAATTTAACTGGTTGACTAATGTCTAAAAATATGATAATATAGTATACTGTCTAATGCTATGTATTTTCATAGTGGAAAAAAATATAATGAGGTGATTTTGTGGCATACCAAATCGAAAATTTTGGAAAGCTAGTAGAGAGAAGAAATTACTCGCGAATTCACAGTTCTCTTGAATTACCACCACTTGTTGAAATTCAAACTTCATCATTTGATTGGTTTATTAAAGAGGGAATTAGAGAGGTTTTTAGTGATATATATCCAATTAAAAACCACAATAGTAATTTACTTTTAGAGTTTGTAGATTATAAGTTTGAACAACCTAAATATTCTACTCGAGAGTGTAAAGAGCGTGATGCAACATATGCAGCACCGCTAATTGTAACATTAAGGTTACAAAACAATGAAACAGGTGAAATAAATGAACAAGAGGTATTTATGGGTGACTTCCCATTAATGACACCTAGTGGAACATTTATTATTAATGGTGCTGAACGTGCTATTGTATCTCAATTAGTAAGATCACCAGGAGCTTATTTTAAAAAAGAAGTAGAAAATGGAAAAGTAAATTATCTAGCAAGTTTGATTCCATCTCGTGGAACATGGCTAGAAATTGAAACGAGTTTGTATAAAAACAAAAGCAAAGAAGATGAATTATTTGCAAATGTTCGTATAGACAGAACTAAAAAAATGCCAATAACTATCTTGTTACGTGCTTTAGGTTTAACAGATAATGAAGAAACATTATCATTTTTCGGTGACTTTAAAATTCTTGAAAATACGATTAATGATAAAGATACAATCGACCAAATTGATCGTGGCTATATTGAATTAATTGATAGATTATATCCTGAAAGAGAAGATAAAGAAAACTTTGTTAACGATGGATTATCATTGTTACAAGCATTTTATTTTAATTCTGATAATGAAAAATTAGTTGAATTATATAAAGAGTTAACTGAAGAAGGAGAAGTTGAATTATTACCACTTCAACAATTAATAAATATTGTTAGTTTACAAGCTTTTAAATTTATTAATGATAAAAATTTAAGAATTATTTTAAATGTTTTAGAAAATCGTTTTATTGAAATTTCTAATGTTTTAAAAAGAAAAGATGTTGATGATTTAAGAAAAGAACTTCTTGAATTAATGAAACAATTAAAAGATGGAAAAACTATCAAAGCAAGCGATAATGTTCAATTGCTTGTTACTGTATATTTTGAAGAAAAGCTAGCAAGTTTAATTAAAAATAAAGAAGTTAATTTATCTGAAGATTTACAAAAACAACTTGTAAATTTAGACTTTATTTTAGGTGAAAATAAATATACTGATTTATTTGATGTTAGTGCTACTTTAGCAAAAAAATATAAAGATAATTTTACAATTAAAGTTTTAGCAGGAGAAATAAAAACTGCTTTAGCATTAATTGAAATTTATGAGAAATTAAAACCAGGTGAGCCTGCAACTTTAGAAGGAGCAGTTAGCTTACTTGCGGCAAAATTCTTTGATAATAAACGTTATGATTTAACAAAATCTGGTCGTTTTAAATTATCTAAAAAATTAAATGTTATGGATCGTTTATTTGAAAGAACGATTGCTGAAGATATTAAAGATAAAAATGGTAAAGTTATTTGTAAGAAAAATACTTTCATTACTAAAGATATTTTAAAAGAAATTAGACCTGCAATGGATGATGGAGCTAATACTTTTGAAGTTAAAACAAATTTAGAATTATACCGTGATGATGAAACAAAAAGTACACCAACTATTGTTCAAAAAGTTGCTGTATATGCAGATGATAAGAAAACAAGAGTTATTAATTTAATTGGTACAGATATTCATTTAACACAAAAATTTGTAACAATTTCAGATATTTTAGCTACTGTTTCATATTTATTAAGTTATAGTGATGATATTGGTGAAGAAGATGATATAGATCATTTAGGAAACAGAAGAATTAAATCTGTTGGAGAGTTGATTCAAAATCAATTTAGAATTGGTTTATCAAGAATGGAAAGAGTTGTCAAAGATAAAATGTCAACTATTGAAATTGCTGAAGCAACACCTAAAAAGTTAACAAACAATCGTCCTTTAACAGCTTCAATTAAAGAATTCTTTGCTAGTTCACAATTATCTCAATTTATGGATCAAACAAATCCATTAGCTGAGTTAACTCATAAAAGACGTCTATCGGCATTAGGACCTGGTGGTTTAGCTCGTGATCGTGCTGGAATGGAAGTAAGGGATGTCCATTTCTCTCATTATGGTCGTATGTGTCCAATTGAAACTCCTGAGGGACCAAACATTGGATTAATTAACTCTTTGGCTACGTATGCTAAAATCAACGAATATGGGTTCATTGAAACGCCATATCGTAAAGTAGTAAACAATAAAGTTACTGATGAAATTCATTATTTAACTGCTGATGAAGAATATAGTTATGCAATTGCTCAAGCAAATATTAATTTAGATAAAGATAATAATATTGTTGATGATACAGTTGTTACACGTTTCCGTGGTGAAAACAAAATGGAAAAACGTGAATTGATTGATTATGTTGATGTAAGTCCAAAACAAATCGTTTCGGTTGCAACTTCATGTATTCCTTTCTTAGAGAATGATGATGCTAACCGTGCTTTAATGGGTGCCAACATGCAACGTCAAGCTGTGCCATTAATTAAACCAACAGCTCCAATTGTTGGAACAGGTATGGAACACACAATCGCAAAAGATAGTGGTGTTGCTCTAATCTGTGAAGAAGATGGTGAAGTAACATATCTTGATGCGAAAAGTATTAAGGTAAAAACAAAAGTTGGGGAAATGAATTATATTTTAGATAAATTTACAATCTCTAACCAGGGGACATGTTTTAATCAGACACCTGTAGTTAATGTTGGTGATGAAGTTAAACGTGGTCAAATTCTTGCTAATGGTCCAGCAATGGATCAAGGAGAATTAGCTCTTGGTCAAAATATTGTTGTTGCTTTCATGACATGGAATGGTTATAACTATGAAGATGCTATTATTATGTCAGAAAGATTAGTAAAAGAAGATGTATATACTTCAATTCATATTGAAGAATATACAATTGAATGTCGTGATACTAAATTAGGTCCTGAAGAAATTACTAGGGATATTCCTAATATTAGTGATGATGCACGTAAAGATTTAGATATTGATGGTATTATTAGAATTGGTGCTGAAGTAAAAGAAGGAGATATTCTTGTAGGTAAGGTTACTCCTAAAGGACATTCTGAATTAAGTGCAGAAGAAAAATTATTACTTGCTATTTTTGGTGAAAAATCAAGAGAAGTTAAAGATAATTCATTAAGAGTTCCTCATGGTGGAGCAGGTATAATTTTAGATGTTAAACGTTTTAATAAAGAAAATGCTGCTGAATTACCTCCTGCAGTAAATGAAGTTGTACGTGTATATGTTGTTCAAAAACGTAAAATTTCTGAAGGGGATAAAATGGCTGGACGCCATGGTAATAAAGGGGTTATTTCTAAAATATTACCAGTAGAAGATATGCCATATTTACCTGATGGAACACCAGTTGATATTATGCTTAATCCACTTGGAGTGCCTTCTCGTATGAATATTGGACAAATTATGGAATTACATCTTGGTATGGCTGCTAAAATGTTAAATTGTAAAATCGCAACACCAGTATTTGATGGAGTTGAAGAAGAAGATTTACAAGAAGTTATGAAAGAAGCGGGCATGGCTGATGATGGTAAAGTTGAATTATATGATGGACAAACAGGTAAGAAATTTGATGAAAAAATTTCAGTTGGTGTTATGTATATGATTAAATTAGCCCACATGGTTGATGATAAATTACATGCTCGTTCAGTTGGTCCATATTCACTTGTAACACAACAACCATTAGGTGGAAAAGCACAAAATGGTGGACAAAGATTTGGTGAGATGGAAGTATGGGCACTTGAAGCATATGGTGCAGCACATACATTACAAGAAATCTTAACAGTAAAATCTGATGATGTTATTGGTCGTGTTAAAACATACGAAGCAATCGTTAAGAATAAAAAGATTCCAGAACCAGGTATTCCTGAATCATTCAGAGTACTTCAAAAAGAACTTCAATCATTAGCGATTGATGTGAAAATGTTAGATGAAGATCATAAAGAAATTGATATGAAAGAACAAAGTAAACTTGATTCTCAGTTTGAACAAAGTTTTAGATCAATTATGAATGATGAAACTAAATTAGTTGATGAACCTGATGAAGAAGCAGTATTAGAAAAAGATGAAATAGAAGATTTACTGCTTGTTGAAGATGATGAGATAATCGACGATGATTTAGTTATTGATGATGATCTTGATATGAAAGATTTAATATAAGAAGGAGGAATTAAGCATGGATGTAAATCAATTTAGTGCAATACAAGTAGGCTTGGCATCTCCAGAAAAAATTCTTGATTGGTCTTATGGTGAAGTTACTAAACCAGAAACAATCAATTATCGTTCACAAAAACCTGAAAAAGATGGTTTATTTTGTGAAAAGATTTTTGGTCCTAATAAAGACTGGGAATGTTATTGTGGTAAATATAAAAAAGTTCGTTTTAAAGGCGTAATATGTGATCGTTGTGGTGTTGAAATCACAAAATCTAGTGTTCGTCGTGAACGTATGGGGCATATTAAATTAGCTGCTTCAGTTGCTCATATTTGGTATTTAAAAGGAATTCCATCAAAAATGGGACTAGTTTTAGATGTTAAACCAAAGAAACTTGAAGAAGTTATTTACTTTGTATCTTATATTGTAATTGATGCAGGTGATACGCCTTTACAAAATAAACAAGTATTATCTGAACGCGATTATCGTGAATATAAACAAGAGTATGGTGATCGTTTTGTTGCACAATCTGGTGCAGAAGCAATTAAAAAATTACTTGCTAATATTAATTTAGAAGAAGAAATTGAACAAGTAAGAAAAGAATTAAAAGAGTCTCAAGGTGGACAACAAAGAGCAAGGTTAATGAAAAAACTAGAAACACTAGATGCTTTCATTAGTTCAAATAATAAACCAGAGTGGATGATTATGGATGTTTTACCAGTTATTCCTCCTGATTTAAGACCAATGTTACAATTAGATGGTGGGCGTTTTGCTACTAGTGATTTAAATGATTTGTATCGTCGTGTTATTACAAGAAACAATCGT
This region includes:
- a CDS encoding DNA-directed RNA polymerase subunit beta (product_source=KO:K03043; cath_funfam=2.40.270.10,2.40.50.150,3.90.1100.10,3.90.1110.10,3.90.1800.10; cog=COG0085; ko=KO:K03043; pfam=PF00562,PF04560,PF04561,PF04563,PF04565,PF10385; superfamily=64484; tigrfam=TIGR02013), which produces MAYQIENFGKLVERRNYSRIHSSLELPPLVEIQTSSFDWFIKEGIREVFSDIYPIKNHNSNLLLEFVDYKFEQPKYSTRECKERDATYAAPLIVTLRLQNNETGEINEQEVFMGDFPLMTPSGTFIINGAERAIVSQLVRSPGAYFKKEVENGKVNYLASLIPSRGTWLEIETSLYKNKSKEDELFANVRIDRTKKMPITILLRALGLTDNEETLSFFGDFKILENTINDKDTIDQIDRGYIELIDRLYPEREDKENFVNDGLSLLQAFYFNSDNEKLVELYKELTEEGEVELLPLQQLINIVSLQAFKFINDKNLRIILNVLENRFIEISNVLKRKDVDDLRKELLELMKQLKDGKTIKASDNVQLLVTVYFEEKLASLIKNKEVNLSEDLQKQLVNLDFILGENKYTDLFDVSATLAKKYKDNFTIKVLAGEIKTALALIEIYEKLKPGEPATLEGAVSLLAAKFFDNKRYDLTKSGRFKLSKKLNVMDRLFERTIAEDIKDKNGKVICKKNTFITKDILKEIRPAMDDGANTFEVKTNLELYRDDETKSTPTIVQKVAVYADDKKTRVINLIGTDIHLTQKFVTISDILATVSYLLSYSDDIGEEDDIDHLGNRRIKSVGELIQNQFRIGLSRMERVVKDKMSTIEIAEATPKKLTNNRPLTASIKEFFASSQLSQFMDQTNPLAELTHKRRLSALGPGGLARDRAGMEVRDVHFSHYGRMCPIETPEGPNIGLINSLATYAKINEYGFIETPYRKVVNNKVTDEIHYLTADEEYSYAIAQANINLDKDNNIVDDTVVTRFRGENKMEKRELIDYVDVSPKQIVSVATSCIPFLENDDANRALMGANMQRQAVPLIKPTAPIVGTGMEHTIAKDSGVALICEEDGEVTYLDAKSIKVKTKVGEMNYILDKFTISNQGTCFNQTPVVNVGDEVKRGQILANGPAMDQGELALGQNIVVAFMTWNGYNYEDAIIMSERLVKEDVYTSIHIEEYTIECRDTKLGPEEITRDIPNISDDARKDLDIDGIIRIGAEVKEGDILVGKVTPKGHSELSAEEKLLLAIFGEKSREVKDNSLRVPHGGAGIILDVKRFNKENAAELPPAVNEVVRVYVVQKRKISEGDKMAGRHGNKGVISKILPVEDMPYLPDGTPVDIMLNPLGVPSRMNIGQIMELHLGMAAKMLNCKIATPVFDGVEEEDLQEVMKEAGMADDGKVELYDGQTGKKFDEKISVGVMYMIKLAHMVDDKLHARSVGPYSLVTQQPLGGKAQNGGQRFGEMEVWALEAYGAAHTLQEILTVKSDDVIGRVKTYEAIVKNKKIPEPGIPESFRVLQKELQSLAIDVKMLDEDHKEIDMKEQSKLDSQFEQSFRSIMNDETKLVDEPDEEAVLEKDEIEDLLLVEDDEIIDDDLVIDDDLDMKDLI